One stretch of Oncorhynchus gorbuscha isolate QuinsamMale2020 ecotype Even-year linkage group LG21, OgorEven_v1.0, whole genome shotgun sequence DNA includes these proteins:
- the LOC124008084 gene encoding mitogen-activated protein kinase kinase kinase 2-like — MGESSILDSWVNQRVKMNEQEALNSIMQDLAELHRSSRPAMTLSDLGKPKASSPKNQNDVRVKFEYKGEKRILQFFRPVRLDDLGNKAKVAFGQAMDLHYTNNELVIPLTTQDDLDKAVELLDRSVHMKSLKILLVLQASSQTSTSSMDLLPPHEDLDNTRFRATDNKSMLALIGSHSGDRSSPPPGYIPDALQQVARNGSFTSINSEGEFIPESMDQMLDPLSMSSPENSASGSCPSLDSPLDSDNYPKSRMPRAQSYPDNHQVYPEYDIPVFEKSGKGGTYPRRYHISFGLQDYSDGRKTFPRARRTQVHGFHSPVSFSPTEQSLSTSSGSSIFTPDLEEPGGRRRRGSDIEPNPTLSVMDISPPSRSPRAPTNWRLGKLLGQGAFGRVFLCYDADTGRELAVKQVQFDPESPETSKEVSALECEIQLLKNLCHERIVQYYGCLRDSNERTLSIFMEYMPGGSIKDQLKSYGALTENVTRRYTHQILEGVSYLHSNMIVHRDIKGANILRDSVGNVKLGDFGASRRLQTICLSGTGIKSVTGTPYWMSPEVISGEGYGRKADIWSVGCTVVEMLTQRPPWAEFEAMAAIFKIATQPTNPSLPAHVSDHGRDFLKRIFVESKLRPSADDLLRHIFVH; from the exons ATGGGAGAATCCTCTATCCTGGACTCCTGGGTGAATCAACGTGTCAAGATGA ACGAACAGGAGGCGCTGAACTCTATAATGCAGGACCTGGCCGAACTGCACCGCTCTAGCCGCCCTGCCATGACCCTATCTGACCTGGGCAAACCCAAGGCCTCTTCACCCAAAAATCAG aACGATGTGCGAGTGAAGTTTGAGTACAAAGGGGAGAAGAGGATCCTGCAGTTCTTTCGCCCAGTCAGGCTTGATGACCTGGGGAACAAAGCCAAAGTGGCCTTCGGTCAGGCCATGGACCTGCATTACACCAACAATGAG ctGGTGATTCCTCTGACCACTCAGGATGACCTGGACAAGGCCGTGGAGCTGCTGGATCGCAGCGTCCACATGAAGAGCCTGAAGATCCTCCTGGTGCTCCAGGCCTCCTCTCAG ACCTCCACGTCCAGCATGGACCTGCTGCCCCCACACGAAGACCTGGACAACACCCGCTTCAGGGCCACAGACAATAAAAGCATGCTGGCTTTGATAG GGTCCCACTCCGGGGACCGCAGCTCACCGCCTCCAGGCTACATTCCCGATGCCCTCCAGCAGGTGGCCAGAAACGGCTCCTTCACCAGCATTAACAGCGAGGGAGAGTTCATTCCAGAAAGCATGGACCAG ATGCTGGACCCTCTGTCAATGAGCAGTCCAGAGAACTCTGCATCAGGGAGTTGTCCCTCACTGGACAGCCCACTGGACAG TGATAACTATCCTAAGTCACGTATGCCCCGGGCACAGAGCTACCCAGACAACCACCAAGTTTACCCAGAGTATGATATTCCAGTGTTTGAGAAGTCGGGGAAAGGGGGCACTTACCCAAGGCGATACCACATTTCCTTTGGCCTTCAGGACTACAGTGATG GGCGAAAGACGTTCCCTCGAGCGCGGCGGACCCAGGTCCACGGCTTCCATTCCCCGGTCAGTTTCAGCCCCACAGAGCAGTCTCTCAGCaccagcagtggcagcagcataTTCACCCCAGACCTGGAGGAGCCCGGGGGTCGCAGACGCAGGGGCAGTGACATCGAACCCAACCCCACCCTCTCCGTTATGGACATCAGCCCACCCAGCCGCT CTCCACGTGCCCCTACGAACTGGCGGCTAGGTAAGCTGCTGGGTCAGGGTGCATTTGGCCGGGTCTTCCTGTGCTACGATGCAGACACGGGCAGAGAGCTGGCTGTTAAACAGGTCCAGTTTGACCCAGAGAGTCCCGAGACCAGCAAG GAGGTAAGTGCCCTGGAGTGTGAGATCCAGTTACTGAAGAACCTGTGCCATGAACGGATCGTCCAGTACTACGGCTGTCTACGAGACTCCAACGAGAGAACTCTGTCCATCTTTATGGAGTACATGCccggg gGCTCCATCAAAGACCAGCTGAAGTCGTACGGGGCCTTGACGGAAAACGTGACGCGTAGGTACACCCATCAGATCCTGGAGGGAGTGTCCTACCTCCACAGCAACATGATCGTCCACAGAGACATCAAAG GGGCCAACATTCTGCGGGACTCTGTGGGAAACGTGAAGCTGGGGGACTTTGGGGCGAGCAGGCGGCTACAGACCATCTGTCTGTCAGGAACAGGGATCAAGTCAGTGACTGGTACTCCCTACTGGATGAGCCCAGAGGTGATCAGTGGAGAGGGCTATGGCAGGAAGGCTGATATCTG GAGTGTGGGTTGCACGGTGGTGGAGATGCTTACCCAGCGGCCCCCCTGGGCTGAGTTTGAGGCCATGGCGGCCATCTTTAAGATCGCCACCCAGCCCACCAACCCCTCGCTGCCCGCCCACGTCTCTGACCATGGCCGTGACTTCCTCAAGCGCATCTTCGTGGAGTCCAAGCTGAGGCCCTCGGCCGACGACCTTCTGAGGCACATCTTTGTTCACTAG
- the LOC124008274 gene encoding sterol 26-hydroxylase, mitochondrial-like, with amino-acid sequence MCSPAAVTRPLRITVHHGQKLSVVLDGFVSGGRRFKSGASRHVGQKLQPTIETTPEKCKTIDDLHGPSLATTVYWLFVKGYADKSHAMQVEHKKLYGPIWRSRFGPFDVVNVASPELISQVIRQEGRYPVRTELPHWKEYRDMRGQAYGLHVDKGPQWYRIRSVLNPKMLKLAEVSAYAPVIHQVVGDLLQRIESLRLRSQDHTTVPDLTAELYKFGFEGISSILFETRLGCLQEEIPKDTLKFIAAANDMLTLSETVLFLPLWTRKVLPFWKRFVQAWDDLVAVAQRLIDHKLAQMDAQVLAGKQVEGMYLTYLLSCDKLTLGEVYISITELLLGGVDTTSNTLSWALYQLARDAATQDRLYREIMSVCPGRQQPRSEDLSRMPYLKAVIKETLRMYPVVPGNGRLTVDNEVVVDNYWFPKKTQFHLCHYAASHDEGEFVDAECFRPDRWLRGDPESYQHHPYSSIPFGVGVRACVGKRVAELEMYFALSRLMQHYEIQPEDGAPTTEPKTRTLLIPSKPINLRFLPRA; translated from the exons ATGTGTAGCCCTGCGGCGGTGACCAGGCCGCTCCGAATCACAGTTCACCACGGCCAGAAACTGTCAGTGGTGCTGGACGGCTTTGTGTCTGGTGGCCGGAGGTTCAAGTCCGGTGCCAGCAGACACGTGGGACAAAAATTGCAGCCAACGATAGAAACAACTCCGGAGAAGTGCAAAACAATAGACGATCTACACGGACCTAGTTTGGCCACGACTGTGTATTGGCTGTTCGTGAAGGGATATGCAGATAAGAGCCATGCGATGCAG GTTGAACACAAGAAACTGTACGGGCCCATCTGGCGCTCGCGGTTCGGCCCGTTTGATGTGGTGAACGTGGCGTCTCCAGAGCTCATATCCCAGGTGATCCGTCAGGAGGGCCGCTACCCGGTCCGGACAGAGCTGCCACACTGGAAGGAGTACCGCGATATGAGGGGACAGGCCTATGGACTCCATGTGGA taAAGGCCCACAGTGGTACCGTATCCGTAGTGTCCTGAATCCAAAGATGCTGAAGCTAGCGGAGGTGTCTGCGTACGCGCCTGTCATCCACCAGGTGGTAGGGGACCTGCTACAGCGTATTGAGAGCCTCCGCCTCCGCAGTCAGGACCACACCACCGTACCAGACCTCACCGCAGAGCTCTACAAGTTTGGCTTTGAAG GGATCTCTTCCATCCTGTTTGAGACGCGGCTGGGTTGTCTGCAGGAGGAGATCCCTAAGGACACGCTGAAGTTCATCGCTGCAGCCAACGACATGCTAACCCTGTCTGAGACCGTCCTCTTCCTCCCGCTCTGGACACGCAAAGTCCTGCCCTTCTGGAAACGATTTGTCCAAGCCTGGGACGACCTGGTGGCTGTAG CTCAGCGTCTCATTGACCATAAGTTGGCGCAGATGGATGCCCAGGTGCTGGCTGGGAAGCAGGTGGAGGGGATGTATCTCACCTACCTGCTGTCCTGTGATAAACTGACCCTGGGAGAGGTGTACATCAGCATCACAGAGCTGTTGCTGGGCGGAGTGGACAcg ACGTCCAACACCTTGTCGTGGGCGTTGTACCAGTTGGCTCGCGACGCCGCGACTCAGGACAGGCTGTACCGTGAGATCATGTCCGTGTGTCCGGGAAGACAGCAGCCCAGATCAGAGGACCTGAGCAGGATGCCCTACCTGAAGGCTGTCATCAAGGAGACTCTGAG aatgtaCCCTGTAGTTCCAGGGAATGGCCGTCTAACCGTAGACAATGAAGTTGTTGTGGACAACTACTGGTTCCCAAAGAAG ACCCAGTTCCATCTCTGTCACTATGCTGCCAGTCATGACGAGGGGGAGTTTGTGGATGCAGAGTGTTTCAGGCCTGACCGTTGGCTGCGAGGGGACCCAGAGTCGTACCAACACCATCCCTACAGCTCTATACCCTTCGGGGTGGGCGTGAGAGCCTGTGTGGGCAAGAGAGTGGCAGAGCTAGAGATGTACTTTGCCCTCTCCAGG CTGATGCAGCATTATGAGATCCAGCCAGAGGATGGGGCCCCGACCACAGAGCCCAAGACTAGAACACTGCTCATCCCATCCAAACCCATCAACCTGCGCTTCCTACCCCGAGCCTGA